The window CTCTCCGTCCTGGCCAGCCTGGCTGCCGCCCGCCTGGGGATCCCATGGCTGGACCCTCTGGTGGCGCTGGGGGTGGTAGGGGTGATCCTGATCGCCGGGCTTCGGATCCTCCGGTCCACCGCCCTGGTGCTGACCGACAGCGCGGCCGTCGATCCCGAGGAGGTCGAGCGGGTGGCCCGCTCCGTTCCGGGCGTGCGGGCGATCCATAAGGTGCGCAGCCGGGGGACTCCCGACGCGACGTATGTGGATCTGCACCTGAAGGTGGATCCGGCGATGAGCACGGAGCAGGCCCACGCCATTGCCACGGAGGTGGAGGAGCGCCTGAAAGCGGAGATCCCCGGCGTGGTCGACGCGGTCGTGCACGTCGAGCCGGGGCGCCTGCCTCCAGCCTCGGAGTGGGAGGCCCTGAGCGTGAGGATCCGGAGCCTGGCGGATGGGCTGGGCCTGGGCGTGCATGAGCTTCACGGCGTGGAAACGCCCGAGGGCTATCACATCGGCCTCCACGTGGAGGTGGATGAGGACCTGTCCGTGGAGGAGGCGCACGCGCGGGTCACGGAGCTGGAGCGGCGGGCCCGGGAAGGGTTCCCCCGGCTGCTTTCGGTGACCACCCACATCGAACCGCGCTCCCGTCCGCCGCGGCAGGCCGGCCGGGAGATCCCGGCGGAGCTGGAGGCGGCCGCCCGGGAGGCCATCGAGCGGGTCTTCGGAGCCGGATCGTGCCGGGAGGTGTATCTTTACGCCCATGAGGGCGGTTACGATCTGGCCCTCACCTGCCAGACCGGCGGAGAGATGTCCGTGGTGGAGGCCCATCGACGGGCCGAGGAAGTGGAAAGCCTCCTGCGCGGGCGCTTCCCGGAGCTCCAGCACGTGATCATCCATGTGGAACCCGCCGGATCGCCTCTGGAGGGCGCCCGCGGAGAACCCTCAGGGGGAGGAGGATGATCTTCAGGGCCTCGATCCCGGAGATCCGCGAGCTCTTGCAGAAACCCTTCCAGGTCTACCCGGTCGCCCGGCTGGGTGGCGTCCAGGTTTACGTCTACCGCTCCCACGGGGAGGTCCAGAAGCATCGCCACCCGGAGTTCGACGAAGTCTTCATGGTCTATGAAGGGCTGGTGACCTTCGGGATCGGGGGGGAGGAGTTCACCCTGAGGCCCGATGAGCTGCTTTGGATCCCCCGGGGGATGGCGCACTGGTCCGGCTCCCGCCTGCCCTCCATGGTCCTCCTGTTCCGACGGGATGAGGAACCGTTGCGCTGGAATGGGGACTTCCGGATCCGAGAGGGGCCCGGGGAGCGGCCCGTCATCGTGCGCATCCACGAGGCCCTCCAGGACGCCCCGCCCGGTTCCTCGCGGTTCCTGCTGGAGGCCAGCGGGGTGCGGTATCTGGCGGTTCGGACCCGGGAGGGCTCCACGGAGTGGGAGGCCCAGGGCCCGGCGCTCCTGCTGCTGTTGCGCGGCGAGCTGGCCCTGGAAGGCGAGGGGCCCGGCTTCCCGGAGCCGGCCCGGGGCATCCTGGCGCCCGGCGAGCTGGCAGTCCTCCCTCCCGGCACGCGCGGGCGCTGGGAGAGCGAGCGCCCGGCGGTGTTGCTCTGGGCCGAGAACGTAGAGCACATATAGGCAAGGGGGAACGGGTTTCGCGCGATGGACTTTCGCCGATGGATTCGGGTGCTCGGACGGATCTCCGGGGCGCTGATCTTCACCGCCCTGATCGTGGCGCTGGTCGCCTGGCCGGTGGAGACCCGGGCGGCGCAGGCATGGCAGGTCGGGCAAGCAGCCCCCCAGA is drawn from Thermoflexus hugenholtzii and contains these coding sequences:
- a CDS encoding cation-efflux pump; its protein translation is MYQRQVQRVLWIVLAANLLVAAAKLFIGLRAGALSALADAFHSGLDASANIIGLVGIAIASRPPDRNHPYGHRKYEAIAAMILGLFLLLASLEVIQGVVERLLTGGQPEVSGPLFLLMLATLPVNLAISRYEARQGERLRSSILMADALHTRTDVFVTLSVLASLAAARLGIPWLDPLVALGVVGVILIAGLRILRSTALVLTDSAAVDPEEVERVARSVPGVRAIHKVRSRGTPDATYVDLHLKVDPAMSTEQAHAIATEVEERLKAEIPGVVDAVVHVEPGRLPPASEWEALSVRIRSLADGLGLGVHELHGVETPEGYHIGLHVEVDEDLSVEEAHARVTELERRAREGFPRLLSVTTHIEPRSRPPRQAGREIPAELEAAAREAIERVFGAGSCREVYLYAHEGGYDLALTCQTGGEMSVVEAHRRAEEVESLLRGRFPELQHVIIHVEPAGSPLEGARGEPSGGGG
- a CDS encoding cupin domain-containing protein, yielding MIFRASIPEIRELLQKPFQVYPVARLGGVQVYVYRSHGEVQKHRHPEFDEVFMVYEGLVTFGIGGEEFTLRPDELLWIPRGMAHWSGSRLPSMVLLFRRDEEPLRWNGDFRIREGPGERPVIVRIHEALQDAPPGSSRFLLEASGVRYLAVRTREGSTEWEAQGPALLLLLRGELALEGEGPGFPEPARGILAPGELAVLPPGTRGRWESERPAVLLWAENVEHI